AAAATATGGCTTTTAAGTTAAGCCCGGTTCCCTAAATATCTAGAGAAGCGAAAATATGACCACATCAACAGTACGGAAAGCAATGACCAAAGAAGCGCTGGAGAAAATCATTTATTGTTAGACTTACATTACTTCGTTGTGAACGATAGAAAAGTTTCGTTTCGTTCTATATAAAgaaaagtttattaatttgatAGAAAtgaataacaatatttaaatataaatctgtaTATTCTACCAGATACAATTAATCTGAATTTTTAAGaacaataatatttgtttaatatttggaTTGTTACCTGGCtaataaattttctaataaataaatgaagtcGCTTAACATTACGTTATTCATTTCAAAATGCAAGTCTTTTTGAATATGCATGTGACGGTATTGGAAAACCAAAGTTGTTAGTTGATGTATATGCCTTCCAAAGCTGCTATCTCCTAATATTAGCCGTGTGTCCCATCCAAAAGATTCTATGACATTCTTTTTTTCCAAGAACTCCCAATGCTCGAGATGGCTTCTTAACTCAGAATAGCGTGCTGATAGCACAAGATGTGCATGCCGGCTCATTTCAGGGTTAATACACGAAAATTGAGTTAGTTTTTCGCATTTTACTAAAATATCCTTGTAAAACTTTGACACGATTCGTATGACCAACAGAAAGTCGTCTGAATTTTGAAATCCATACTTGTGTGACGAACGAAGAGTTTGTTCGTCagtaaaatttccaatcaggTAATCTATAGCCAAATGAAGAATCTATTAAactttatttcaattatagCAACTACATTCTTATAGGTTCCTCACCtcaattattatttctttattatcAATGTATTTTAACGTGTTCAttatcttttattaaaaattatctTACTTCAGATAAGCATCTGCAATACATAAAGATCACAGTTTTGGAGGTTCTAAGCGCCAACATTGGAACAGTGGGAATGGAAGActagtttagtttttaaataaaacatccTCTTCCCACATGTTGGCTTTCGCATCAAAGCGAACAACGAATATTgaatgaattgaatttaattaaatatgtaaattaaattcaattcatttaTTTCACGCCTAATACAAAACATACATTCTCGTGCACAGACTCTTGACATTTAATTGAGAAATTTTGGGACAATCTTATTAATCTATTATAGACTATTTCGATATTGGCTCGGTTATGTATATTAGCTGTTGAGTGATGCCAAGCCAGATTAAAgattagttttaattttttgttttgcctgaTTTGTAGCAGTATTTGGCTATATCTGAACATAATCGGGCACCGTAGAAAGTTAATGCTTTGAAAATTGACCTGAACAGAAACataaaattgattgatttaagAGCgtcagagagtcaagattacagataataggataaaatttattataGTCAGAgcataaaactctgtaagggtcaactcatagttagatctacaatgatttaagaaaAGGGGTaaatagtttctagtgaatctacttggaacagagaagttaagccgactaacaAAGTCGGAACTCTCAACTTCACCaggaataagcttacaaataaggACTTTTCCAAGCATCGTTCTACGGTTAGTTAGGGAAGGTAAGTGAATTTGAAATAGTCTACTGGagtaaggaggtaatatacggtttgcattccaatttaggcgccgcaaggcaagaagtaagaagtttttttggaccgattcaatgcggtggACTaagtattgtggactccaaacaggtgacaagcgaaataaataaaatttaagtcATGTAAGGATCATCATGTTCCTTAGACCTCCTTTTTAACCAAGAACACCCCGTGGCCTTATTGACcatagtcgaaatatggtcagaaaactTTAGTTTAGGGTTCAGAAGAACAACTAGATCATCaccccgtgttattctgtccaaagggcaCAGAtctgttgatctgcgtttcataaaaccgtgctgaCACAGTggtatgattgatctacaaaggtgctgcaaaatTTTACAGTTGTTTCCCAGTTAATGAAATTCGTACCCACCCTGATATTTGTTgtatgaataaatatatttctgcGTTCATGGTAAAGTATATTGCTTTTGTCTTCTCTGGACTCATTGCAATTTTCCACTAAAGTAAGTAAGCTACCTGAAGGTTTGCGTTTATGTCTGCTGAGAGTAATACAGAGCAGAGAACAGCTGTGTCATCAGCAAATATCGATGT
The sequence above is a segment of the Drosophila melanogaster chromosome 2L genome. Coding sequences within it:
- the CG40439 gene encoding uncharacterized protein, isoform B; this translates as MSRHAHLVLSARYSELRSHLEHWEFLEKKNVIESFGWDTRLILGDSSFGRHIHQLTTLVFQYRHMHIQKDLHFEMNNVMLSDFIYLLENLLAR
- the CG40439 gene encoding uncharacterized protein, isoform A; protein product: MNTLKYIDNKEIIIEILHLAIDYLIGNFTDEQTLRSSHKYGFQNSDDFLLVIRIVSKFYKDILVKCEKLTQFSCINPEMSRHAHLVLSARYSELRSHLEHWEFLEKKNVIESFGWDTRLILGDSSFGRHIHQLTTLVFQYRHMHIQKDLHFEMNNVMLSDFIYLLENLLAR